TGATGGGTTGGAAGGAATTTGAGCTGGAAGTAATGCGTGACTTGAATGATAACGTGGTCATTATATGTTCCATTGAAAACCTAGATCCAATGGGTGTTCATACGGGAGATTCCATCACAGTTGCCCCACAACAAACGTTAAGCGACAAAGAATACCAAAGATTACGTGATATGTCAATTGACATCATCCGTGAAATTGGTGTGGAAACAGGTGGATCTAATATCCAATTTGCTGTAAATCCAGAGAATGGGGATGTGATTGTAATTGAGATGAATCCAAGGGTTTCTCGTTCCTCTGCCCTTGCATCCAAAGCGACTGGATTTCCTATCGCAAAAATAGCAGCACTATTATCCATTGGGTATACTTTAGATGAAATCCGCAATGACATCACTCGTGTAACTCCCGCTAGTTTTGAGCCATCAATTGATTATGTTGTGACCAAAATCCCTCGTTTTGCTTTTGAAAAATTCCCAGGTTCAGATAACACATTAGGTGTTCAGATGAAAGCTGTTGGTGAAGCGATGGCGATTGGACGTAACTTCAAAGAGAGTTTTCAAAAAGCACTACGATCATTAGAAACTGACCGGTTTGGTTTTGGAAGTGACGGTTATTTGAAAGAACTGATGGAATGGGAAGCAGTTCCGAAAGAAGAACGTAAAACTTGGCTCACAGCAAAAGTCAAACGACCTACCGACAAACGGATATTTTACGTGAAGATGGCATTCGATTTCGGAATGAGTGTAGAAGAAATCCACGAAATTTGTAAAATTGATCCTTGGTTTTTATACCAATTTGAAGAACTTTTCCAATTGGAAAATAAATACCGCAAAAAAGGGAATGCCATCATCGAAGAGATGAAACAAGCAGGTTTTTCCAATAGACAATTAGCGTTTCTTTCCAAAGAAGAACAGATTCTCGCTCAAGTGAGAAGTGGCGCTGCCATTGAAATCACAAAAGCAAAAGTAGATAAAACGTTAAGGGAAGAAGAAGAAAAAATTGAATCTTTACTGGAAGAAAAAAACATCCAACCTGTTTACAAACGAATCGATACTTGTGCTGGTGAGTTTGAAGCTTTCACTCCTTATATGTATTCTTCCTATGATGAAGAGGATGAGTCAGACGTTACTTCTAAGAAAAAAGTGATGATCCTTGGTGGTGGTCCGAACCGGATTGGTCAAGGAATTGAATTTGATTATTGTTGTTGCCATGCTTCTTTTTCCTTACAAGACGCGGGTGTAGAATCCATTATGATCAATTCCAATCCTGAAACAGTATCCACTGATTATGATACTTCTGACAGATTGTATTTTGAACCACTTAGTTTAGAAGATGTAATGGCAATTTTTAAAAAAGAAAGGCCTGATGGAGTCATAGTTCAGTTAGGTGGTCAAACTCCACTTAAACTTGCAAAATCTTTAGAAAAAAGGGGAGTTCCAATCCTTGGAACAAGTCCCGATTCTATTGATCGTGCAGAAGATAGAAAACGATTCGCAGAAGTATTAGAAAAATTAAATCTTAAATCACCTGAAAACGGAATCGCTTCTTCAAAAGACAAAGCAAGAGAAATTGCAAGAAAAATTGGATACCCAGTTCTTGTTAGACCTTCCTACGTGTTAGGTGGTCGTGCCATGCTCATTGTCAATGAAGAAACAGAGTTAGACAAATATATGGAAGAAGCTGAAGAGGTGTCGGAAGATAGACCACTTTTAGTTGATTCCTTTTTACAAGATGCAACAGAAGTGGATGTGGATGCACTCTGTGATGGAAAAGATGTGTTTATCGCTGGTGTAATGGAACACATTGAAGAGGCAGGGATCCACTCCGGTGACTCAGCTTGTGTTTTACCTCCGCAAAGTATCTCTCAGCGTATGATCCAAGAAATTGAAGAGGCAACCTATCGTTTGGCATTAGAACTAGATGTAAAAGGTCTTATTAACGTTCAATATGCCATCAAAGACGAAACACTTTATGTATTAGAAGTAAACCCAAGAGCCTCCAGGACTGTTCCTTTTGTGGCAAAATCAATTGGAATTCCAATTGTGAAAATTGCCGTAAGACTCATGTTAGGTGAGAGTTTGGCTTCCTTTAAACTTGGGAAACGTTATTCTGCACCAATGATCACTGTGAAAGAAGCCGTACTTCCTTTTAGTAAGTTTCCTGGAGTAGATACAATCCTTGGTCCTGAAATGAGGTCTACTGGTGAAGTAATGGGAGTTGCTGCAACGAAAGGTGAGGCCTTTGTAAAAGCTCAGATTATGGCTGGTGAAGAACCTCCTAAACACGGAACGGTTTTTGTTACCATCAATGATAAAACAAAGAAGGAATTATTGGAACCTGTAAGGTCATTATCCAACTTGGGTTATAATATCATTGCAACTGAAGGAACGCATAAATTTTTATCAGACAATGGAATTTTATCGAGTAAAATCAATAAAATCTACGATGGATATTTTCCAAATGTGATAGATTACATCAAAGAGAAAAAAATCCATCTGATCATCAACACTCCACTTTCTCGAGTGACTCGCGAAAATGCCTTTACCATCAGACAAGCTGCCATCAAGTACAAAGTACCTTGTTTGACAACTTCGCAAGCGGCAAAAGCATTGATTCATGGTTTGGTGGAAATGAAAGACAAAGGGTATTCAGTAAATTCCTTACAAGAAATTCACAAGAAAAAATAATCTCTATAAGGAAACAATTCCAATGAAACTTATTTGGAATTGTTTCCCTTTGCCAATATTAATTGAATGTGATATAGAAATTTGTGAACTTAAATTTCTATATCTTTTAGTAAAGACTCGATTCGTTTTCGGTTCACTCCTAAATCAGATTTTCCTAACCTAGATGCAGATCGAAAGTGGAGGAGTTTTGTTTTTTCATCAAAATAAAATTCTACATCATCCACATACCTCATGAGAAACGAAGTAAACTCTACATATAAATAATTGTTTTCTTCTTTGATGATTTTGGTTCTTGGATGGTTTAAAATCCGACTTTTTAGAATGCTAATCGCTTCGGAGGTTGGTTTTTTATACGGTTCTGCACTTCTAAAATGTTCTTTGTCAGCTGGATCTGAAAAACTGCTGATACAATTAGGTGTTTTCGGGCAATCAGTAAGTTTTCCAGTTCGGATTCCTAATTGGTCTGGTCTTGTTCCCGTACAATTCATGAAAAAAATCACGGTTAAAAGTCCAAATATTGTTGTGGCTGTTTTTTGTTTCATTGTTTCCTTCTCTTTTTTCTATTATTACATTTGACCGAATTTGATTTTGAAATTGGTTCCAATTTGGAAAATAGTTTCTTTGATTTCCATTTTAATGAAACCAATTTTTATTTTATACCGATGTTTTTGCCACAAGTCGTTTTGACTTAAGGATGAAAAATATAAATATGAGTAAGGTAAAAATTCCAAGATAAAATAAAGTGGTTGTGATATAACCAGAAACAGGTGGGTAAATCAGGTTGTATCCAAAATCTGGGTTTTCCACCTCTTTTGAAAGTTTCCCTTCGATAGGTGTTTTTAATCTTATATCTTCTACGGAAGGATAAGTATATGGATCAAAATTCGCTGACCATTGGTATGGATTTCCATAATACAATGTGTAATTTGCACCTTTCGACATGGAGTCAGTAAAAAACAATATTTCTTCTAACGGTTGTATTGTGATCACCTCTTTTAGGTGTAAGGTTTCATTTTCGCCATCTTCAATTTCAATTGTAAATTCGGAATTTAGAGTGGAGGTGACGGGGATTTCTGAATAATTCCCTTCTTTCTCATCATGACTTATGGTACCTTGGAAAACGGTTTCCCATTCTTTTTTGTTGATTTTGCCACGGACGGTTATCATACGTTCCCATTTTTTTTCTTCAAAGGACAGTTTGATTTTTTGAAAACTGCTTTGGTTTTCATTTGGAAATGAGAAAAAAACAGAGTTTTCCTCTAAAATTGGATTTGGAACTTGATGGGTTTTTTCAAAATATAAGTTTTTATTTTCTTTGGAACGTGTCACTGAAGGAAATTTTAGATTAGATCCGTTTTCCACTTCCAATCGAACATATCGGAATTTTGTATTCCCTAAATCAATTTCACCAGAGGTTTGTGAACCATATTTATATAAAAATACATTTTTCGATTCAGAAAAATTGTCTGGATTATCACCTAATTTGAGTGTTATGGAAGTTTCATAATCATAAGAACTGGATACAGTTAATTTTGTATAACTCATTCCTTCTGGTAGTTTAGGAAGTTCTAATACATAAATTTCCAAATCATCTTTTTTAGTAAAAAGTAATTCAGGTTTTAATTTTTCTGTGTATTTGTCGATTTCTTCTGCATTCTGAATTCGGTATGGAACAATCTCTCCATTTTTTGCCAAACGTAGGTCTCCATAAAATGAATGTTTGTAAAACTCATCATCCAGTAATACTTTTACAATGGAATTCTCTGAGGATTTTGAAGGAATCGTGATCTCTTTTTTATATTTAAAATTCTCAACAGGGAGTGGCCTTGCAAAAATGTTGGAAGCGAAAAGTAAAGATGTGATTAATAAAAATTGGTAGAACGGTTTCATGTAGTTTCCTTTTTGATTCGATTGTAAAATGTTCCTGTAACGATCAGTGTGATTCCTAAAAATAACCCGGCAAGGATACGATACCCTAAAGCTAAATTCCAAAAATCATAGAGATAAAATTTGGTAACAACCAGTGCAAGAGATACAAATCCAATCACCTTTAAGGATTGGATTTGTTTTTGGAATCCAATCACAAGAGTGATGAGACCATACAGAATCAAACTGATTGAATAGAGAAAAAGTCGTTTTTCTTCCGGGAAACCAAGGTAAATTTCTACAAAGTTTCCAAGTAAAAAATAAGGATAAGCGGCATACAAAAACAGTTTAGAAAAGGTTGAAAAATGCCTACTATACCAGTAGGAAAAAACTAAATACAAACTTCCTGTAACAAATATTAGAAATCTACCATTAACAAAAGGGATTTCATTAAAAGAACGATAGGTAAAAGCAAATATATAAAACAAAGCAAAGAACCAAACAGGGAATGTTGCTAAATACATATACATCTGTTTTGAATAAGTTGCTGCGATCGTGACAACAAAAGCAAAACTAATCAAGCTGAATGCGAGAACCTTTCCAGTCATTCCCATAACAATCACACTGATGATAAGAGGTAATCCATAAAGACCAATGATATCGTAGGTTTTTTTTGAATATTCGGTTAAGATTGTATCTTTTAGCGACCTTTGGTAAAGCGCATAAAATAGAATGAGAACGAGTGTTAGTAAAAATGGTTTTAATGTTGGGTAAAAAATTCCAAAAATCCAAAAGGATTGTAAAAATCCAAGTCCCAAAGTAAATCCAATTGTAACTAACGTAAAGATAGGATTTCTGTCTTTTGTAACTTTTAGAATTTCGAATTCCCTTATCAAAAATAAAAGGTAAACTCCAATTTGAAACATTAATGGGAAAAATACTTTTGATTCCTCCAGTTTAGAGTCTGCCCAAGTAGCAAAAATTAGGTGGTTTGCAAATAAAATGAGTAGTGGTACGACTTTCCATGGCATATCTTTTCGAATCAAAAAAAATAGAACATTCCAAATGATTAGGTAGGTAAATAAAAACGGATACGAGTTTTGGCCTGTGGAAACTAAAATTGGAGAAAGAAAAACACCTAAACTGGCAAATCCAAAGAGTACCTCGCTTTTTTCTGCATAGGAAATTCCAACTGCCGTTAAACTCAGTAAGATAAGACCAATGAAACATGTTTCTGTCCCATACAAATCATACCAAACATAACCAGAATAATAAGCAGAAAATAAAACAGCAATGCCTAGTCCAAGTAAACTTGGCGATAAATAGGGCCGAGTTTCCCTCGTTTTGAAACCATACCATAAAATTGGTATAGAAGAAAGGATACCAATCCAAATCCGGACTGATTCATTGATCCAATATTCTTCAATGGCCATATAGAAAAACCAAATTGATGCAAGGGCCAGTGAAAATACCCCAAGTTTCACAAATAAATTTTGGCCAATCCATTGGATGAACCAATTCGGACCTTCTTCAATAGAAACAGGTTCAGAGATGGTTGTAACAGTTGTTTGGTTTTTTGGGTCTAAACTAACGGTTTTTTGCGTGGGTTTTTGATCTGAAAGGGAAAGGACTTTTTCTTTTAAGTAAAAAAGTTCTCTCTCCATCGATTGGATTTTGGATAAAATTTCTTTTGTTTCTTTTTCTTCCACCTGGGAGAGATTACAGGTGGAAGATACAAAAGGAAACTATTTTTTATTCAGGATCGTTCCACATTCCATTTTCACGGATGAGTTCGATAAGAAGATCAGGTGCTTCCGTTTCAGATACACCTTTTTTTACAATTTCCTTTCCTTTGTAGAGGTGGACTTTACCAATCCCTGCTCCCACATAACCAAAATCAGCATCAGCCATTTCACCAGGACCATTTACTATACATCCCATCACTGCGATTTTGACACCTTTTAAATGCCCTGTTTTTTCTTTGATTTTAGCTGTTGTTGTCTGGAGATCAAACATGGTTCGTCCACAAGAAGGACAAGAGATATATTCTGTTTTCGTTAACCGAAGTCGTGTCGCTTGTAAAATGTCAAAACTCAAATGTAAACATTCTTCCGCTTCTCCATCTCCAAAAGAAAGCCGAATGATATCTCCTATCCCATCGAGTAAACTCCCTCCTGCTTGGATGGAAGCATCGTATAATAATTGGTCTTTATTTTTTCCTGATACATTTAATACAATTGGGTAGTCAGATTCTTTTAATAAATTGGCAAGTTTTCTTGTTGTAAGAAGGTCACCATCTTTTAAGGAAAATAGGATATTTTCCATATTTCTTTTTTTACATTCCCAAAGGATCTTAGTCACATCTTCTATGTTAGTTGCTGCAAAAGTCCATTCAACGGAACGTTTATCCTTGGCATACCGGAATACAAATTGTAAAAGATCTTCTAAGGATTCTTCCGATTCCTTTAAAAATATTGAAGGAGGAATGACCCATTTTTGGAACCTATATAAATCTTCAGCAAATGTTTCGTATTGGTAAAGTAAATCAAGGGAGAGTTCTACTGAAACGGGAAGGGGAAAGGACCCTCTTCTTACCATAGTTCCAAGAGATAATAAGTCTAATTCAGAATTGATTTCAAAATGTAAAAGTTCGGGAACTCTTCCTGATTTTGTCCCTCTTTGGATGATGTTAAGAACTTCTTCTGTTGTCCCTTCACCATAGAATGGAATACAAGATTCAATACGAACTGGATTTGTATCACCAATCATTTGGTTTCCAATGGATAATTCTCTTGAATAAAAACGAGAGTATTGGAATGGATCGCGAAATTCTGTGTATATAGTATCTTTTTCTTTAGAATTTTGATTATTTGTAAAAGATGATAAATACAAATCGTTGTATTTGCGTACAAGTTCTTTTGCAACAGGGATTTCGTGGATGGCATCTTCTGTAAGAGAAACACGAATTGTATCACCAAGACCATCTTCGAGTAAACTTCCGATTCCAATTGCCGATTTGATCCTTCCATCTTTTCCATCCCCAGCTTCTGTTACACCCAAGTGGAGTGGGTAGTCCATCCCTAAGTCATAGAATCTAGAGACTAACATACGATAGGCTTGGATCATCACTTGAGGGTTCGATGCCTTCATAGAAACAACGATGTCTTGGTAAGAATTTCTTTCCGCTATACGAATGAATTCCAAAGCGGATTCCACCATACCAAGTGGTGTGTCTCCAAATCGGTTCATAATGCGGTCTGATAAACTTCCATGGTTGGTTCCAATTCTCATCGCAACACCAAGTTCTTTAGCTCGGAGGACGAGGGGAGTGAAAACTTCTTCGATTCGTTCTAACTCTTCATTATAATCTTTGTCTGTGTATTCAATGATTTCAAATTTTTTTTTGTCAGCAAAATTACCAGGATTGATACGAACCTTTTCAACCCATTCCACACATTTTAAAGCGACTTGTGGAGTGAAGTGGATATCTGCCACTAGTGGGACTTTTAGACCCAGTTCTTTCATTCTTTTTCGGATATTGGGTAAATTATCTGCATCCGCTTGACTAGGTACTGTTAGGCGAACAATTTCGGAACCTGCTTTTTCTAAATCCAAAATTTGTTGGATGCTTGCATCCGTATCTCTTGTGTTAGATGTAATCATAGATTGGACTCGGATTGGATTTTTTCCTCCAATTCCAACATCTCCTACCTTCACTTCTCGGGTAGGGCGTCTTTTGTAGAAAAAGGGCGATTCGTTATATTTGGTGCTCATTTGAATCTTATGTTCTCATTATCTAGAAAATTTAATTCGAAATTTTGGGCAAGCAGTATGAAAAAAATCTGTGAGTTTCAATTTCACTCACTCCCAAACCGAAAATCAAATTAGGAAGAAAACCTGGGCTTTTTAAACCAATGAACACGGAAGTTAAACAAGGATTACAACGCAAATACCGAGTGCAGGTGACTGTGGCAATTTACCGTGAGGGAAATTTGTCTTATAAAAGTGAAATTTTATCACCTGCTTATTATGATAAAAGGCAAGAGGCTCGCGACCATATCCGCCAAGAAATCCGCGAACGGTTAGCCCATTCCAAATTCTTCCGTTCCACCCGTTTGGACTATGATTTAGTCAGATATACAGAGGAAGGAAGTTGTAATACCTTTCTTCGGTATAGCATCCAAGACTCGGACATTTGAACCCACAAAAAAAACTCCGCGAATGGTATCTTTTAAACAAACGAGAGTTACCATTTCGTAACAAAAAACAAGCTTATCCCATTTGGATTTCAGAAGTGATGTTGCAACAAACAAGGGTTGCTGCTATGTTACCTTTGTTTGAGAACTTCCTAAAACGTTTTCCGAACCCAGAGACTCTTGCCAAATCTTCTGAAGAAGAAGTCCTCTCCTATTGGAAGGGGCTTGGTTATTATAGTCGTGCAAGGAATATTCGGAAAGCAGCCATCCAACTCGTAGACCAATACAATGGTTCTTTTCCTAAAAATTTGGAATTGGTTTTAAAACTACCTGGTATTGGAAATTATACAGCGAGAGCAGTCCTTTCCATTGCATACGATTTACCATTAGCGGTTCTTGACGGTAATGTCAAACGTGTCTTGTCGCGTTACTTTGGTTATACGGTAAATATCCTCGGTCCAAAAGCGGACTTAGATCTCCAAAAAATGGCAGACGATTTTTTAAACAGAGAATACCCGGGTGACCACAACCAAGCGGTGATGGAACTCGGGGCAATGTTATGTTTACCTGAATCACCTAAGTGTTTGTTATGTCCATTGACGGAAGGTTGTTTTTCTCGTATCCACGGAAAAACGAAAGAGATCCCCGTTCGCGAAAAAAATCAAAAACAAATTCGATTAACTGGTGAGATTTGGGTGATCCAAAAAGAGGATTTATACCTTCTCATCAAAGAACCAAAAACTCGTTTTTTAAAAGGAATGTTCCACCTTCCCTATGGATTTTTAGGTGATCTACCTAATGAAGAATACGAACCTTCTGAATTGTTTCTTTTTTTGCGAAAACATTGGAAATTGACTCCATCAATTGGAACGGTCAAACATACAATCACACATCATAAATTAGAATATTCTGTTCCACACTTAAAACTCAGCCATATTCAAGAATTGGAAACTCAATTAAGATCACTAACAATCGAATTTAAGTGGGTGGAATTGGAACAATTAGAAACTGAATTCCCTTCTTCCTTAGCAAGGAAAGTGAAAAAGATTTTGCTTTACTAATCCCAAATACCACTTACGATTTTCGGGCTATGGCAGAGATCATTGTATGGTTAGAATTGGTCATTTCCAAAATCCCACTG
The sequence above is a segment of the Leptospira sp. WS39.C2 genome. Coding sequences within it:
- the ispG gene encoding (E)-4-hydroxy-3-methylbut-2-enyl-diphosphate synthase, with the protein product MSTKYNESPFFYKRRPTREVKVGDVGIGGKNPIRVQSMITSNTRDTDASIQQILDLEKAGSEIVRLTVPSQADADNLPNIRKRMKELGLKVPLVADIHFTPQVALKCVEWVEKVRINPGNFADKKKFEIIEYTDKDYNEELERIEEVFTPLVLRAKELGVAMRIGTNHGSLSDRIMNRFGDTPLGMVESALEFIRIAERNSYQDIVVSMKASNPQVMIQAYRMLVSRFYDLGMDYPLHLGVTEAGDGKDGRIKSAIGIGSLLEDGLGDTIRVSLTEDAIHEIPVAKELVRKYNDLYLSSFTNNQNSKEKDTIYTEFRDPFQYSRFYSRELSIGNQMIGDTNPVRIESCIPFYGEGTTEEVLNIIQRGTKSGRVPELLHFEINSELDLLSLGTMVRRGSFPLPVSVELSLDLLYQYETFAEDLYRFQKWVIPPSIFLKESEESLEDLLQFVFRYAKDKRSVEWTFAATNIEDVTKILWECKKRNMENILFSLKDGDLLTTRKLANLLKESDYPIVLNVSGKNKDQLLYDASIQAGGSLLDGIGDIIRLSFGDGEAEECLHLSFDILQATRLRLTKTEYISCPSCGRTMFDLQTTTAKIKEKTGHLKGVKIAVMGCIVNGPGEMADADFGYVGAGIGKVHLYKGKEIVKKGVSETEAPDLLIELIRENGMWNDPE
- a CDS encoding DUF1499 domain-containing protein, whose amino-acid sequence is MKQKTATTIFGLLTVIFFMNCTGTRPDQLGIRTGKLTDCPKTPNCISSFSDPADKEHFRSAEPYKKPTSEAISILKSRILNHPRTKIIKEENNYLYVEFTSFLMRYVDDVEFYFDEKTKLLHFRSASRLGKSDLGVNRKRIESLLKDIEI
- the mutY gene encoding A/G-specific adenine glycosylase, which encodes MNPQKKLREWYLLNKRELPFRNKKQAYPIWISEVMLQQTRVAAMLPLFENFLKRFPNPETLAKSSEEEVLSYWKGLGYYSRARNIRKAAIQLVDQYNGSFPKNLELVLKLPGIGNYTARAVLSIAYDLPLAVLDGNVKRVLSRYFGYTVNILGPKADLDLQKMADDFLNREYPGDHNQAVMELGAMLCLPESPKCLLCPLTEGCFSRIHGKTKEIPVREKNQKQIRLTGEIWVIQKEDLYLLIKEPKTRFLKGMFHLPYGFLGDLPNEEYEPSELFLFLRKHWKLTPSIGTVKHTITHHKLEYSVPHLKLSHIQELETQLRSLTIEFKWVELEQLETEFPSSLARKVKKILLY
- the carB gene encoding carbamoyl-phosphate synthase large subunit; protein product: MPQRNDLKSILIIGSGPIVIGQACEFDYSGTQATKALREKGIRVILVNSNPATIMTDPDLADATYIEPLTVPVLEKIIKKEKPDAILPTVGGQTALNLALALHREGVLEKYNVELIGAKVDAIRKAEDRELFKLAMEKLGIRVAKSFMVSDMEAARKAKDEIGFPIIIRPAFTLGGTGGGTCYDETEFDDIAQKGLSASPISQILVEESVMGWKEFELEVMRDLNDNVVIICSIENLDPMGVHTGDSITVAPQQTLSDKEYQRLRDMSIDIIREIGVETGGSNIQFAVNPENGDVIVIEMNPRVSRSSALASKATGFPIAKIAALLSIGYTLDEIRNDITRVTPASFEPSIDYVVTKIPRFAFEKFPGSDNTLGVQMKAVGEAMAIGRNFKESFQKALRSLETDRFGFGSDGYLKELMEWEAVPKEERKTWLTAKVKRPTDKRIFYVKMAFDFGMSVEEIHEICKIDPWFLYQFEELFQLENKYRKKGNAIIEEMKQAGFSNRQLAFLSKEEQILAQVRSGAAIEITKAKVDKTLREEEEKIESLLEEKNIQPVYKRIDTCAGEFEAFTPYMYSSYDEEDESDVTSKKKVMILGGGPNRIGQGIEFDYCCCHASFSLQDAGVESIMINSNPETVSTDYDTSDRLYFEPLSLEDVMAIFKKERPDGVIVQLGGQTPLKLAKSLEKRGVPILGTSPDSIDRAEDRKRFAEVLEKLNLKSPENGIASSKDKAREIARKIGYPVLVRPSYVLGGRAMLIVNEETELDKYMEEAEEVSEDRPLLVDSFLQDATEVDVDALCDGKDVFIAGVMEHIEEAGIHSGDSACVLPPQSISQRMIQEIEEATYRLALELDVKGLINVQYAIKDETLYVLEVNPRASRTVPFVAKSIGIPIVKIAVRLMLGESLASFKLGKRYSAPMITVKEAVLPFSKFPGVDTILGPEMRSTGEVMGVAATKGEAFVKAQIMAGEEPPKHGTVFVTINDKTKKELLEPVRSLSNLGYNIIATEGTHKFLSDNGILSSKINKIYDGYFPNVIDYIKEKKIHLIINTPLSRVTRENAFTIRQAAIKYKVPCLTTSQAAKALIHGLVEMKDKGYSVNSLQEIHKKK
- a CDS encoding DUF2339 domain-containing protein, translated to MEEKETKEILSKIQSMERELFYLKEKVLSLSDQKPTQKTVSLDPKNQTTVTTISEPVSIEEGPNWFIQWIGQNLFVKLGVFSLALASIWFFYMAIEEYWINESVRIWIGILSSIPILWYGFKTRETRPYLSPSLLGLGIAVLFSAYYSGYVWYDLYGTETCFIGLILLSLTAVGISYAEKSEVLFGFASLGVFLSPILVSTGQNSYPFLFTYLIIWNVLFFLIRKDMPWKVVPLLILFANHLIFATWADSKLEESKVFFPLMFQIGVYLLFLIREFEILKVTKDRNPIFTLVTIGFTLGLGFLQSFWIFGIFYPTLKPFLLTLVLILFYALYQRSLKDTILTEYSKKTYDIIGLYGLPLIISVIVMGMTGKVLAFSLISFAFVVTIAATYSKQMYMYLATFPVWFFALFYIFAFTYRSFNEIPFVNGRFLIFVTGSLYLVFSYWYSRHFSTFSKLFLYAAYPYFLLGNFVEIYLGFPEEKRLFLYSISLILYGLITLVIGFQKQIQSLKVIGFVSLALVVTKFYLYDFWNLALGYRILAGLFLGITLIVTGTFYNRIKKETT